In methanogenic archaeon ISO4-H5, the following are encoded in one genomic region:
- a CDS encoding hydrogenase expression/formation protein HypD, whose amino-acid sequence MFKYRDEATAKKIVAGISDFGIKARFMHICGTHQDTIVRFGLTQMLEDAGIEVHQGPGCPVCVTTSHEVADAITLARNGVTVCAFGDLMRVPTTIGSLFDAKTDGADVRIVYSIEDAVRMAREQTTPLTFVGVGFETTAPSTGVPLIKGGLPENFSIYSCHRYTMPAVEAIIGLGENTIDGFIMPGHVAVITGMDPFYDLLKKYNLPQVVAGFEPLDMLMACYMLAKQLYEKEARAENEYTRLVRESGNVKAKEIIKQVFHPIDMNWRGFPIIPKSVMAINDEFAAFDAHKVHEDILAKTPAVAEEAKGCSCGQVLRGLITSEQCPMFGKGCKPTSPMGPCMVSAEGNCNIAYRFRGRL is encoded by the coding sequence ATGTTCAAGTACAGGGATGAAGCGACCGCGAAGAAGATCGTGGCCGGGATCAGCGATTTCGGAATCAAGGCAAGGTTCATGCACATCTGCGGGACCCACCAGGACACCATCGTCAGATTCGGGCTGACCCAGATGCTGGAAGATGCCGGCATCGAGGTCCACCAGGGACCCGGCTGCCCCGTATGTGTGACCACCAGCCACGAGGTGGCGGATGCCATCACACTCGCCAGGAACGGCGTCACCGTCTGCGCCTTCGGAGACCTCATGAGGGTGCCCACCACCATCGGTTCCCTCTTCGATGCCAAGACCGACGGGGCCGATGTCAGGATCGTCTACTCCATCGAGGATGCGGTCAGGATGGCACGTGAGCAGACCACTCCCCTCACCTTCGTGGGAGTGGGATTCGAGACCACCGCCCCCTCCACCGGCGTTCCTCTCATCAAGGGCGGACTCCCCGAGAACTTCAGCATCTACAGCTGCCACAGGTACACGATGCCTGCCGTCGAAGCCATCATCGGCCTCGGCGAGAACACCATCGACGGTTTCATCATGCCCGGACACGTGGCGGTCATCACCGGTATGGATCCGTTCTACGACCTCCTGAAGAAATACAACCTCCCCCAGGTCGTAGCCGGTTTCGAACCTCTCGACATGCTCATGGCCTGCTACATGCTCGCCAAACAGCTGTATGAGAAGGAGGCCCGTGCGGAGAACGAGTACACCCGTCTCGTCCGCGAGAGCGGCAACGTGAAGGCCAAGGAGATCATCAAACAGGTGTTCCACCCCATCGACATGAACTGGAGGGGCTTCCCCATAATCCCCAAGTCAGTCATGGCAATAAACGACGAGTTCGCCGCCTTCGACGCCCACAAGGTCCACGAGGACATCCTCGCCAAGACCCCGGCCGTGGCGGAAGAGGCCAAGGGATGCAGCTGCGGACAGGTGCTCAGGGGACTTATCACCTCGGAGCAGTGCCCCATGTTCGGCAAGGGCTGCAAACCCACCTCCCCCATGGGACCGTGCATGGTGTCTGCAGAAGGAAACTGCAACATCGCATACAGGTTCAGGGGGCGCCTCTGA
- a CDS encoding DNA alkylation repair enzyme, whose product MYISAAMNADELETVLNGFAEPEYREFSLKLTPGADRMLGVRSPRLWEIAKEICEGDWREFLSYPSRSHEHTMIRAKVIGTARMGIDERIGYTEEFLPEVTNWAVNDCLCSSWKLSKKDDPERLWNYCVELVGRHQEFPSRVGAVMMLTHFIDDEHVDRVNDILVSCPRCGYYLDMGVAWALSMCYVKFPERTEKVLFDGRLENEVLRMTVRKICESYRADAADKERLKARLKDITRRSS is encoded by the coding sequence ATGTACATTTCAGCAGCCATGAACGCAGACGAATTGGAGACGGTCCTGAACGGGTTCGCGGAACCGGAATACAGGGAATTCAGCCTGAAACTGACACCGGGAGCGGACCGCATGCTGGGCGTCCGTTCCCCCAGATTATGGGAGATCGCGAAGGAGATCTGCGAGGGCGACTGGAGGGAGTTCCTGTCGTATCCCTCCCGCAGTCACGAGCACACCATGATCCGCGCCAAGGTCATCGGCACCGCCAGGATGGGTATAGACGAGAGGATCGGGTACACCGAGGAGTTCCTCCCGGAGGTCACCAACTGGGCCGTCAACGACTGCCTCTGCAGCTCATGGAAGCTATCCAAGAAGGACGATCCGGAGAGGCTCTGGAACTACTGCGTGGAGCTCGTCGGGAGGCATCAGGAGTTCCCCTCGAGGGTGGGCGCCGTGATGATGCTCACCCACTTCATAGATGATGAGCACGTGGACCGGGTGAACGACATCCTGGTGTCCTGCCCCCGCTGCGGATACTACCTCGACATGGGGGTGGCGTGGGCCCTCTCCATGTGCTACGTGAAGTTCCCGGAGAGGACCGAGAAGGTCCTCTTCGACGGAAGGCTGGAGAACGAGGTCCTGAGGATGACCGTGCGTAAGATATGCGAGTCCTACCGCGCCGATGCGGCTGACAAGGAAAGGCTGAAGGCCCGTCTGAAGGATATCACTCGGAGATCTTCCTGA
- a CDS encoding small multidrug resistance protein, which translates to MDVGTAWIILIIASIIEPCWVICLDKSENFKKIGWGISAVVLVLLCLYLLSIPSNPDNIGPGVSYSILAGIGAAGIVLAGRVLYKEKLTVRKMVFIVMIVVGIVGVRLISG; encoded by the coding sequence ATGGACGTCGGAACCGCATGGATCATTCTGATTATCGCGAGTATAATAGAACCCTGCTGGGTTATCTGTCTTGACAAGTCCGAGAACTTCAAGAAGATCGGCTGGGGTATCTCGGCCGTCGTGCTGGTGCTCCTGTGCCTTTACCTGCTGTCCATCCCCTCGAACCCCGACAACATCGGACCCGGAGTATCATACTCCATCCTGGCCGGAATCGGTGCCGCGGGTATCGTGTTGGCAGGACGCGTGCTTTACAAGGAGAAGCTGACCGTCAGAAAGATGGTATTCATCGTCATGATCGTCGTGGGTATCGTCGGAGTGAGGTTGATCTCGGGGTGA
- a CDS encoding small multidrug resistance protein, which yields MMEINNTVLAWILIIAGGFLQLGWSIGLAYTNSFTDPMWDAVTIIFLVLSMICLEYPMRLGIAFTTAYAVWIGIGVFFTVVVSYALGLEDNEFTLGMGVCLALIIAGVVGLKLTPVEYIDGHEPPSE from the coding sequence ATGATGGAGATAAACAATACAGTATTGGCATGGATTCTGATCATCGCGGGAGGATTCCTGCAGCTCGGCTGGTCCATCGGACTCGCCTACACGAATTCGTTCACCGATCCCATGTGGGATGCGGTCACCATCATATTCCTGGTGCTCAGCATGATCTGCCTCGAGTACCCGATGAGGCTCGGTATCGCGTTCACGACCGCCTACGCGGTCTGGATCGGGATCGGAGTGTTCTTCACCGTGGTCGTATCGTACGCGCTCGGTCTGGAGGACAACGAGTTCACCCTCGGAATGGGTGTCTGCCTGGCGCTCATCATCGCGGGAGTCGTGGGACTCAAGCTGACCCCCGTGGAGTACATCGACGGGCACGAACCCCCGAGCGAATAA
- a CDS encoding transmembrane protein encodes MKMIVKLLTSTAFMMGLAVVVSLLTNQFVTGVYPDFLAKDSGLRSNITIFLLACMLTVTMSRIPYNDLNPVKNAKSVARAIFLGLVVASSIPLIAYFLLKDSPEYGKYAVGLVFLAATPFAGSVGPLSLILRGDLEHALRSTIVVYIVSLVWIPFIVWLTLGETVDMTQVVIVVLELIGVPLVVSRAITWVKIDKTVMAVVLNCIIAFLVWVSVGSTDFGKAGITVMAVFMIIAALRDIGLGLSSEYVEKRMRISWSQRVTDILMISYKNKGIALALCASVLTGPAIGSAMVAIAASIVVEVCWVAFMDSVLFSKGRMERELASDREAGIKEVWE; translated from the coding sequence ATGAAAATGATTGTCAAACTGCTGACCAGCACCGCTTTCATGATGGGGCTCGCAGTGGTTGTCTCCCTGCTCACCAACCAGTTCGTCACCGGCGTCTACCCTGACTTCCTGGCCAAGGACAGCGGGCTCCGCAGCAATATTACCATCTTCCTGCTGGCATGCATGCTGACCGTCACCATGTCCAGGATCCCCTACAATGACCTGAACCCTGTGAAGAACGCCAAATCCGTGGCGAGAGCCATCTTCCTCGGATTGGTGGTGGCATCCTCGATCCCTCTTATCGCATACTTCCTTCTGAAGGATTCCCCCGAGTACGGTAAGTACGCCGTGGGGCTGGTATTCCTGGCCGCTACTCCTTTTGCCGGTTCCGTGGGACCTCTCTCCCTGATTCTCCGCGGAGACCTGGAGCATGCACTCAGGTCCACCATCGTCGTTTACATCGTCTCGCTCGTGTGGATCCCGTTCATCGTATGGCTCACCCTCGGCGAGACCGTTGATATGACCCAGGTGGTCATCGTCGTCCTGGAACTGATAGGTGTGCCCCTGGTGGTCTCCCGTGCCATCACCTGGGTGAAGATCGACAAGACCGTCATGGCAGTGGTGCTCAACTGTATCATCGCCTTCCTGGTATGGGTCTCGGTGGGATCCACCGATTTCGGCAAGGCCGGTATTACCGTGATGGCCGTGTTCATGATCATCGCAGCACTCCGCGATATCGGTCTGGGTCTTTCCTCCGAATACGTCGAGAAGAGGATGAGGATCTCATGGTCGCAGAGGGTCACCGATATCCTGATGATCTCCTACAAGAACAAGGGAATCGCCCTCGCACTGTGTGCATCGGTCCTCACCGGACCTGCCATAGGAAGCGCCATGGTCGCCATCGCGGCATCCATCGTCGTAGAGGTCTGCTGGGTCGCCTTCATGGATTCCGTCCTGTTCTCCAAGGGCAGGATGGAGAGGGAGCTCGCCTCCGACCGCGAGGCCGGCATCAAAGAAGTCTGGGAGTGA
- a CDS encoding HTH domain-containing protein, which produces MAIILRLDRVMADRKITLNQLAELVGISNVNLSNIKTGKICAIRFSTLNGICKALGCQPGDILEYTEDEDSE; this is translated from the coding sequence ATGGCCATAATTCTCAGATTGGACAGGGTGATGGCCGACCGCAAGATCACGCTTAATCAGTTGGCGGAACTGGTGGGGATCAGCAACGTGAATCTCTCCAATATCAAGACCGGGAAGATCTGTGCCATCCGCTTCTCCACTCTGAACGGGATCTGCAAGGCCCTGGGGTGCCAGCCCGGGGACATCCTCGAGTATACCGAGGATGAGGATTCGGAGTGA
- a CDS encoding 1,4-dihydroxy-2-naphthoate octaprenyltransferase MenA, with the protein MADVKPVKAGWFNVFRPWTLHGAIIPALIGGAVSYHDGTFCWWIFLMTVACCILLQSAANILNTYGDFVKGTDTEENHTRSPELVTGTLSAKKVFLAGMACLGIVALCGLVFIWYIGWGILIFGILGLGGAAMYTVGVSYKYLGLGQIGVFVLMGILMPLGTYYVMSGSISTEVLLLSLPNAFMITAVLSGNEMRDYYEDKKSKVGTLSGHMSYENGMKLYLIENFIGYPILFVLITFGCVHWFCALAFICLVDAHALYENSRKAPTDAGCNRLLVPMAFKHNWQFGLLLVIGYIVGNCVI; encoded by the coding sequence ATGGCAGATGTGAAACCCGTGAAAGCGGGATGGTTCAACGTCTTCCGCCCGTGGACGCTCCACGGAGCGATAATTCCCGCACTCATCGGCGGAGCTGTTAGCTATCACGACGGCACCTTCTGCTGGTGGATCTTCCTGATGACCGTGGCCTGCTGCATTCTCCTGCAGTCGGCGGCCAATATCCTGAACACCTACGGCGACTTCGTCAAGGGAACGGATACAGAGGAGAACCACACCCGCTCGCCCGAATTGGTCACCGGCACACTGAGTGCCAAGAAGGTGTTCCTGGCAGGAATGGCCTGCCTGGGGATCGTGGCGTTATGCGGTCTCGTATTCATATGGTACATCGGCTGGGGAATCCTGATCTTCGGCATCCTGGGTCTCGGCGGAGCGGCCATGTATACCGTGGGCGTTTCCTACAAATACCTGGGTCTGGGACAGATCGGGGTATTCGTGCTCATGGGCATCCTGATGCCTTTGGGAACCTACTACGTGATGTCCGGAAGCATCTCCACCGAGGTGCTCCTCCTGTCGCTGCCCAACGCTTTCATGATCACCGCCGTACTCAGCGGCAACGAGATGAGAGACTACTACGAGGACAAGAAATCGAAGGTGGGCACCCTCTCCGGACACATGTCCTATGAGAACGGTATGAAACTTTACCTGATTGAGAACTTCATCGGATATCCGATACTCTTCGTGCTGATCACATTCGGATGCGTCCACTGGTTCTGCGCATTGGCCTTTATATGCCTGGTCGACGCTCACGCACTGTACGAGAACAGCAGGAAGGCACCCACCGATGCGGGATGCAACAGACTGCTGGTCCCCATGGCATTCAAACACAACTGGCAGTTCGGATTGCTGCTGGTGATCGGTTATATCGTAGGGAACTGCGTAATCTGA
- a CDS encoding ubiquinone/menaquinone biosynthesis methyltransferase, with protein MAEEEIKSNGTQFEGKEEYVKDVFTEIASYYDEMNDIMSLKMIKGWHQYMMKLAGDLTGKKCADIGTGTGEIAYYLAEKVGPEGEVVGIDITPEMLKYAEMKQAEKNLPKPVKFEVGDALDLQYPDCSFYVVTSGYMLRNVTDVQKAIDEFYRVLEHGGKAVIAEMATPDNRVVRYFYNLYMKHRVQKIGRKYDKGESIDGHGPAYDWLVNSIRGFPHGEVMAEKFRKAGFKTVIVHSKNFGAVNIYEAVKE; from the coding sequence ATGGCAGAGGAAGAAATCAAGAGCAACGGAACCCAGTTCGAAGGCAAGGAAGAATACGTCAAGGACGTGTTCACCGAAATCGCATCCTACTACGACGAGATGAACGACATCATGTCGCTCAAGATGATCAAGGGCTGGCACCAGTACATGATGAAACTGGCCGGAGACCTCACCGGGAAGAAGTGCGCAGACATCGGTACCGGCACCGGCGAGATCGCATACTATCTGGCGGAGAAGGTCGGTCCGGAGGGAGAGGTCGTCGGTATCGACATCACCCCCGAGATGCTGAAGTACGCGGAGATGAAACAGGCCGAGAAGAACCTCCCCAAACCCGTGAAGTTCGAAGTGGGGGACGCATTGGACCTGCAGTATCCCGACTGCTCTTTCTACGTCGTCACCTCCGGTTACATGCTCAGGAACGTCACCGACGTGCAGAAAGCGATAGACGAATTCTACAGGGTCCTGGAGCACGGAGGAAAGGCGGTCATCGCGGAGATGGCGACCCCCGACAACAGGGTCGTCCGCTACTTCTACAACCTGTACATGAAGCACAGGGTCCAGAAGATCGGCAGGAAATACGACAAGGGTGAGAGCATCGACGGACACGGTCCCGCCTACGACTGGCTGGTCAACTCAATCCGCGGCTTCCCCCACGGCGAGGTCATGGCCGAGAAGTTCAGGAAGGCAGGGTTCAAGACCGTCATCGTCCACTCCAAGAACTTCGGTGCGGTCAACATCTACGAAGCCGTCAAAGAATGA
- a CDS encoding peptidase M18 family: MAKKDEKSAGQKLEEKLLIKSEAIGEKKNGLLEEAMEYGEEYKKFLEHKTEREILDYAIPIVRKLGYKEFVYGTKYKPGDKVYFNNRNKNLITMTFGKKPLTEGVRISVAHADSPRLDFKPNPLFEATDMAFFKTHYYGGIKKYQWTTIPLSIHGVVTLTDGKTVKVTIGEDDSDPAFCITDLLIHLAYDQVQKPAAKVIDGEQLNILIGSWPLDDDKVQSKVKLNIMRILNEKYGITEADFQSAELCACPAYKPKDLGLDRSMISAYGQDDKVCCFAQFKAETETKNPEYTSMMVFADKEETGSDGPTGMRSVFWKDFLEDVGAAWGYSVRHILRKSLCLSCDVNAAVDPGWPEVFEARNCSYLGRGPVVSKYTGSRGKYSTNDASAETMGYLRSILEEAEVPWQVGELGKIDVGGGGTIASEISVHNIDTVDMGVPVLSMHAPMEVTSKVDDYLLYKAMKALFASKKAKDY; this comes from the coding sequence ATGGCAAAGAAAGACGAAAAATCAGCAGGTCAGAAGCTGGAGGAGAAGCTCCTCATCAAATCCGAGGCCATCGGAGAGAAGAAGAACGGACTTCTGGAAGAGGCCATGGAGTACGGAGAGGAGTACAAGAAGTTCCTTGAGCACAAGACCGAAAGGGAGATCCTGGATTATGCCATCCCCATCGTGAGGAAGCTCGGTTACAAGGAATTCGTTTACGGTACCAAGTACAAACCCGGGGACAAGGTCTACTTCAACAACCGCAACAAGAACCTCATCACCATGACCTTCGGTAAGAAACCCCTGACCGAGGGTGTAAGGATCAGCGTCGCACACGCAGACAGTCCCCGCCTCGACTTCAAGCCCAATCCCCTGTTCGAGGCCACCGATATGGCCTTCTTCAAGACCCACTACTACGGAGGAATCAAGAAGTACCAGTGGACCACAATCCCGCTTTCCATCCACGGCGTGGTGACCCTCACGGACGGCAAGACCGTCAAAGTGACCATCGGCGAGGACGACAGCGATCCCGCATTCTGCATCACTGACCTCCTCATCCATCTGGCGTACGACCAGGTTCAGAAGCCTGCAGCCAAGGTCATCGACGGCGAGCAGCTGAACATCCTCATCGGTTCCTGGCCCCTCGACGACGACAAGGTCCAGTCCAAGGTCAAACTGAACATTATGAGGATTCTCAACGAGAAGTACGGTATCACCGAGGCGGATTTCCAGTCTGCCGAGCTGTGTGCCTGTCCTGCCTACAAACCCAAGGATCTGGGTCTTGACAGGTCCATGATCTCCGCATACGGCCAGGACGACAAGGTCTGCTGTTTCGCGCAGTTCAAGGCCGAGACCGAGACCAAGAATCCCGAGTACACCTCGATGATGGTCTTCGCCGACAAGGAGGAGACCGGTTCCGACGGACCCACCGGTATGAGGTCTGTCTTCTGGAAGGACTTCCTGGAGGATGTCGGGGCCGCGTGGGGATATTCCGTAAGGCACATCCTCAGGAAATCGCTCTGCCTGTCCTGCGATGTCAACGCCGCGGTGGATCCCGGATGGCCCGAGGTCTTCGAGGCCAGGAACTGCTCCTACCTCGGAAGAGGACCGGTGGTGTCCAAATACACCGGAAGCAGGGGAAAGTACTCCACCAACGATGCTTCCGCCGAGACCATGGGATACCTCAGGAGCATCCTTGAAGAGGCAGAGGTCCCCTGGCAGGTCGGAGAACTCGGAAAGATCGACGTCGGAGGCGGAGGAACCATCGCTTCCGAGATTTCCGTCCACAACATCGATACCGTCGACATGGGTGTCCCCGTGCTCTCGATGCACGCACCCATGGAGGTCACTTCGAAGGTGGACGATTACCTTCTTTACAAGGCCATGAAGGCTCTCTTCGCCAGCAAGAAAGCGAAGGATTACTGA
- a CDS encoding methylamine methyltransferase corrinoid activation protein RamA translates to MTDYAIALDIGTSGLRCQAIEMDTGKTVATAITQRHPIPGMNVIDHVNYAMKSGADVANKLIVTCANSLFASLGIDLSKVKKVGVCGNTFQMSLFQNIEIRDLAFAGENMLNTLGVKKIERNGAILKASEMGLKGMPDAEVIIPPAVRHEIGADAIAMLLMTGVHESKEPALVVDYGTNAEMALICGDGRIFTGSAAAGPAMEGQEIEKGMLAAPGAISDVNIVEGGWQCTVLDDAMIPQEGDVINPATGEVVRKGKMKAIGITGTGTVAALDCGMKAGIIVPPNINSADGKLHLQDGIYITSKDVDEAGKAIGAMRAGFLTLLRTAGMWTGDVKTAYMSGASGLYVDAIKALGIGMVVPGAEHLIQFGNTSIEMARKIALGQLDLDTLRAFAEKLKAEHCMFATSEVFKNIYSIEYSVWCTGMPMSMYDEMLGMYDLPPLGTPKENVTVKRLAKADLPDTEAAPVKTVPSGTILEGMVKGCIQCGRCVKECPEKALSIKPCDGGSMAYVMSDRCAGTACRRCERKCNDKLLHLDNFVINF, encoded by the coding sequence ATGACCGATTATGCCATTGCACTAGATATCGGGACCAGCGGACTCCGCTGTCAGGCAATCGAGATGGACACGGGAAAGACCGTGGCCACCGCCATCACCCAGAGACACCCCATTCCCGGGATGAATGTCATCGACCACGTTAACTACGCCATGAAATCCGGAGCGGATGTTGCCAACAAACTGATCGTAACCTGTGCCAACTCCCTCTTCGCCAGCCTCGGCATAGACCTCTCCAAGGTCAAGAAGGTCGGTGTCTGCGGAAACACCTTCCAGATGTCGCTGTTCCAGAACATCGAGATCAGGGATCTGGCATTTGCCGGAGAGAACATGCTCAACACCCTCGGTGTCAAGAAGATCGAGAGGAACGGAGCAATCCTCAAGGCATCGGAAATGGGCCTCAAGGGAATGCCCGACGCAGAGGTCATCATCCCGCCTGCGGTCAGGCACGAGATCGGTGCGGATGCCATCGCCATGCTTCTCATGACCGGTGTCCACGAGTCCAAGGAACCCGCTCTGGTCGTCGACTACGGTACCAACGCCGAAATGGCACTCATCTGCGGCGACGGCAGGATCTTCACCGGTTCTGCTGCCGCAGGACCCGCTATGGAAGGACAGGAGATCGAGAAAGGTATGCTCGCGGCACCCGGAGCCATCTCCGACGTCAACATCGTGGAGGGTGGATGGCAGTGCACCGTCCTCGACGACGCCATGATCCCCCAGGAAGGGGACGTCATCAACCCTGCGACCGGAGAGGTCGTCAGGAAGGGAAAGATGAAGGCAATCGGTATCACCGGAACCGGAACCGTGGCGGCACTCGACTGCGGTATGAAGGCCGGCATCATCGTACCCCCCAACATCAACTCCGCCGACGGCAAGCTCCACCTGCAGGACGGCATCTACATCACCTCCAAAGACGTCGACGAGGCCGGGAAGGCCATCGGTGCCATGAGGGCCGGATTCCTCACCCTGCTCAGGACCGCAGGCATGTGGACCGGCGACGTCAAGACCGCCTACATGTCCGGTGCATCCGGACTCTACGTGGACGCCATCAAGGCACTCGGAATCGGTATGGTCGTACCCGGCGCAGAGCACCTCATCCAGTTCGGAAACACCTCCATCGAGATGGCCCGTAAGATCGCGCTGGGACAGTTGGATCTCGACACTCTCCGCGCCTTCGCTGAGAAGCTCAAGGCCGAGCACTGCATGTTCGCCACCTCTGAGGTCTTCAAGAACATCTATTCCATCGAGTACTCCGTATGGTGCACCGGCATGCCCATGTCCATGTACGACGAGATGCTGGGTATGTACGACCTGCCTCCCCTCGGAACCCCCAAGGAGAACGTCACCGTCAAGAGGCTCGCCAAGGCCGACCTGCCCGACACCGAGGCAGCTCCCGTCAAGACCGTACCGTCCGGAACCATCCTCGAAGGAATGGTCAAGGGCTGCATCCAGTGCGGCAGATGCGTGAAGGAGTGCCCCGAGAAGGCCCTCTCCATCAAGCCCTGCGACGGCGGATCCATGGCCTACGTCATGTCCGACAGGTGCGCGGGAACCGCCTGCAGACGCTGCGAGAGGAAGTGCAACGACAAGCTCCTCCATCTCGACAACTTCGTCATAAACTTCTGA
- a CDS encoding ATP-dependent RNA helicase yields MTQSRFEDLGISKDVLKAVRSIGWSAPTPVQAAAIPVGLEGADLLAQAQTGTGKTGTFGSIILSRTKSGSSDPTSLVLVPTRELASQVSEEMERLSEYSGHVCIPIYGGVNIETQAKQLKKGADAVIATPGRLKDLIERKMIKLDSVEIVVLDEADRMLDMGFAPSVNMILSRITKDRQTMMFSATMPEEVMKMAVKHMYDHKEILVSKDEPTLDLTEQFYIMTNRDSKRDELVHLIEDGYPKMMVFCRTKRKVDYLTRKLKRDEYNVEGIHGDIGQNKRERVIKDFAGDKLQVLIASDVASRGLDIDGVDVVVNYDIPVDPETYIHRIGRTGRAGKTGKAITFVTSDDIKGLNSIEKTVAKKITELPWTSSLYTEDPSAEPVPKAAKAPKKQQQKKEAPKKAEPKKQVPKKEKEPDTPVKGERTLRGKLDKGVRRDAQPKAEKPAAKPKTEPAPKTKVPERHKTEKKEILPEAPPAPQNNGRYVPLGVPKNPHPLHAYVGIVRAAHPKKDMSFDRLELNVGSDDGLDVDKLRHFVIKTAGVDSKDVGNIHIMDNKARVQVVRYRSQEVVDELFGQVINGKRVLVTNLSDKH; encoded by the coding sequence ATGACACAAAGCAGATTTGAGGATCTAGGCATTTCAAAAGACGTTTTGAAAGCCGTCAGATCCATTGGATGGTCAGCGCCCACCCCGGTGCAGGCAGCCGCTATCCCCGTCGGACTGGAAGGAGCAGATCTCCTTGCCCAGGCACAGACCGGGACCGGAAAGACCGGGACCTTCGGGTCAATCATCCTAAGCAGGACCAAGTCGGGATCCAGCGACCCGACTTCACTGGTTCTCGTGCCGACAAGGGAGCTCGCTTCGCAGGTGTCCGAGGAAATGGAAAGACTCTCGGAATACAGCGGGCATGTCTGCATCCCCATCTACGGCGGCGTTAACATCGAGACCCAGGCGAAACAGCTTAAGAAAGGGGCAGATGCAGTGATTGCCACCCCCGGAAGACTCAAGGACCTCATCGAGAGGAAGATGATCAAGCTCGACTCTGTCGAGATCGTCGTCCTTGACGAGGCCGACCGCATGCTGGACATGGGATTCGCCCCCAGCGTGAACATGATCCTCTCCAGGATCACCAAGGACAGACAGACCATGATGTTCTCGGCCACCATGCCCGAAGAAGTCATGAAGATGGCTGTCAAACACATGTACGACCACAAGGAGATTCTGGTCTCCAAGGACGAGCCCACCCTGGACCTCACGGAACAGTTCTACATCATGACCAACCGCGACTCCAAGAGGGACGAGCTCGTGCACCTGATCGAGGACGGATACCCCAAAATGATGGTATTCTGCAGGACCAAACGCAAGGTGGACTACCTCACCCGCAAACTGAAGAGGGACGAGTACAACGTGGAAGGCATCCACGGCGACATCGGCCAGAACAAGAGGGAGAGGGTCATCAAGGATTTCGCCGGTGACAAACTCCAGGTCCTCATCGCCAGCGATGTGGCCTCCCGCGGACTGGACATCGACGGCGTGGACGTCGTCGTCAACTACGATATCCCCGTCGACCCCGAGACCTACATCCACAGGATCGGAAGGACCGGCAGGGCCGGCAAGACCGGAAAGGCGATCACCTTCGTCACCTCCGACGACATCAAAGGTCTGAATAGCATCGAGAAGACCGTTGCCAAGAAGATAACCGAGCTCCCCTGGACCTCCTCGCTCTACACCGAGGATCCTTCTGCGGAACCTGTCCCTAAGGCGGCCAAGGCCCCCAAGAAGCAGCAGCAGAAGAAAGAGGCACCCAAGAAGGCCGAGCCTAAGAAGCAGGTGCCGAAGAAGGAAAAGGAGCCGGATACTCCCGTCAAAGGAGAGCGCACCCTCCGCGGAAAGCTGGATAAGGGCGTCCGCAGGGATGCTCAGCCCAAGGCGGAGAAGCCCGCCGCCAAACCCAAGACGGAACCCGCGCCCAAGACCAAAGTCCCGGAACGCCACAAGACCGAGAAGAAGGAGATCCTCCCCGAGGCTCCTCCCGCACCTCAGAACAACGGCAGGTATGTCCCCCTGGGCGTTCCCAAGAACCCACACCCGCTCCATGCCTATGTCGGCATCGTGCGCGCGGCGCACCCCAAGAAGGACATGTCCTTCGACCGTCTGGAACTCAATGTCGGATCCGATGACGGCCTCGACGTCGACAAGCTCAGGCACTTTGTCATCAAAACCGCAGGTGTCGATTCGAAGGACGTCGGCAACATCCACATCATGGATAACAAGGCCAGGGTGCAGGTCGTCAGATACAGGTCCCAGGAGGTCGTCGACGAGCTCTTCGGACAGGTCATCAACGGCAAGCGCGTGCTGGTCACAAACCTTAGCGACAAACACTGA